The DNA segment TGGGGCACCACAAGACCAGGCTGCGTCGACACGATACCAATACGATCCGAAGAAAACAACCGTTGACGTGAGCAGTGACACACCCGATGGCCAACAGACCAGCTACTCTTATGGTGCTACAACTTCGTGGGACTCATGGACCAAGAAGGCAAGCCGCGTGGAGTGGGACTCCGTATCAGGTGAGAAGCGCCGGTACGAGTATGATCCAATCAGCAACCGTATGGTGCAGGTAAAAGGCCCGCCTGTATCTGAAGTGAGGAAGGTTGAGGATGCGTTGAAAGACTACCCGGCAAGATCACAGTCGCCACTCATGTCGCATGGCTGGCAATCAGGCTTGGGCAACCCCTCGACGGAGTCAGCTACCGTTGGAGCTCCAGTCAATGCAGTAAGCGAGACTAAGAAGGCGATCTCAGTGCCTACGCAGGACAGCAAGGGCCGCAAGACATCGGTCTATTTCCCTTCGCTGATCAACACCTCCGTAGTGGCTAATGCGCCAAAAGCAGCGTCACTTACGAAGCACGAGAAGTATCCTGATTCTTTGACCGCGGCAGACGTGCGCGCATCTGTAGGGCAAAAGAAAGCCGAGAAGAGTGCTGTTCCCATACGAACCACAGTCGACACTGATCGCGCGTATCGACATGGAAAGCCAGATCCTCGCAAAATGAGTGAGTGGGAGCAGGCAGAACATCGAGTCATGCTCAACCAGGAGCTGTACGACGTCACcaagcagaagatgaagctgCTGAAGCAGGAAGTCGGTGCTTTCCATGTTGAGAAGATCCAGCGTGAGATTGCTAggctggaggagaaggcttCGGCACTGCACAAAGAGCTAGATACCATGGATGCTGTCAACAAGAAGCCGCTGCTTGACAAGTCGGTCTCCAAGCGAGTGCCAATTGAGCAGATGGGTTGCAACGATATGATGATTGCATCCTTGGATACTACAAAACTGCCAGCGAGGGCGCAAAGCACTTCTCCAGCCGCAACTCCAGCACCCACAAGACTACAGCCAGCCTTGGACCGCATGCAGCACAAATCTACGCCACTAACAGAGGAGCCGGACGATTCTGCAGCTCACGAGTCAACAGGAGAATTCGGCGAATACAAGAGCAACGAAGTCGCAAAACAGCGCGAGGATCAAGCTGCACTCTTCCAAGCTGACCGCATTCAGAGGAGACAAGACTTGCAAGACTCTCTGGAGCAGAAGATTGACGATCTTCGTGTCTCTGGCGCAAACATGCTCGAACGAATGCGCGAAAGGAGAAGTCTGGAGGACCGTGTGCAAGGCGATGTACTTGGTCGCAAATCCAGCTCTCGATGGGTCGATATCGCGAGTGCTCGCAAAGCAACGTCAGACGCTAATGAGGCCGCCGAGAAGTTGGGTGCCGATGTTCGTGACATGGAGAAGCGGGCCAGGCTTTTGAAAGCAAATGCGCTTCTACAAGCCGAGGTCGAAGAACAGAAGAATCGCATGAACGCACGTGAACACCAACCCGTCGTGAGTGGGACGATCTGGAATACCACTTCGATCTCTCCCGCCACGGTCCCCCAGCCTGCTCGTGACGAGGTTCAAAGATGCCaggagaagatcaaggaaCTCCGGAAGGAGCTTGACATTGCCTACAGGCAAAGCAGCGAGAACTCCGAAGGTCATGTAGACACCATCcggaagctcgagaagcgaCTGCAAACGACACCGGAGAGCCGCTCAGAGACATCGGAtgttgagaagaagaagtacatcaagaagatcaaggcaTTACGCGAAGAGCTGGATACCACTTTCAAGCAGAGCAGTATCAATGCAGAGATGTTGGTTGAGCGTATCCGTGAGCTTGAGAAAGAAGTCGAACGTGCGCGCTCTTCTGACAAGCCAGTTGAAGCCGTGCAGGCTGAAGGCGACATGAGCACCAATGTTACCAAGTTCGCCAAAGACAGCAGCAAGTGGTACAAGCAGGATGCAAGTGCTCTCACGCAAGGTTTGCAGCAACTCCAGCCCTCGCTAAAGTCCTTGAACAATACTCGTGACCAGGCATTATCAGAGTACGATCTGAGAGCTGGCTCGGCATATGAACAGAAGGCAAGTCAAGAGAAGCCAGCAGAATCGGAACCAAAGCCGCACCCAATCGACCAAGCATTGGCTGAGTACGAACGAAGAGCCGCACAGAAGAAGCATGACCAGGCCCTTGTCAAAGAGGTCCGTGACATTCACGAGAATAGATATGGCAAGATTGACGTCGATCACCGCCAATCGAATGTCGATGCGGCACTGGAAGCACACGAGAAGACACATACTGCCCGGCAAATCCACTCTGTCGAAGCCGTCGAGCTCGAGGCGAATACAGACCTGGGCAATGCTCTTGCAGAACATGAGACGGGACAGAAGTACAAGTTTCAGCCAGACAACCTCGAAGCTGAGCTCGCCCAGCAAAACAAGGAATCTCGCGAAGCGGAATCTATTATGGACAAGGAAGTATACGGTACCAGAAGTGTGGACGCCGATATTCAGCACCCGATTCGCGCCACTACGATGCCCGGATTGGAGTGGGAAGAGCCTCCCATCTACAAGGTGCTCGCCTACGACTCCGGAAACGACTTCCTCGTCacatcgacgacctcgacaAACTTCACTGGCAAAGAAACTCCCATTTCGATACCCGAAGCTCTATCGCAGCTCTATCAGCCCGCACGCTTCATTCCAGAATTTGCTGAGCTACAAAAGCAAGGCTTCCAAGTCATATATGGAACGAAAGATCTTCTCGTATTCCGCAAAGCCAAGTCGACGACCGAGGCCGCAACCCCTGCTCCTGAAAGCACACCAGCCTTCGAAGACCACGGACTTGTCGCACCTGCTGCAGTCGAGCCCACTGCCGCTGAATCCGCACCCAAGATCAATCCCGTCGACAAAACAGGCTACGAGGAGCCCGCAACAGGCAGTTTCGCCTCTCCAACAGGTTTCGTAGGTGATCGCTGGGAACACGAAGCCGCACagaaagaagcagcagccgaTGAAGACACCGAAATCAAACACTACCCACGCGTCACCCGTCAAGAACAAGTTTTCTCTGGAACTCGTCTCAAGAGCAGCAGTAGTAGCACAAAGAAAGATCGCAGCACCAAGAAcgaggagaaagagcaaCGACGCAAATATCGAAGTTGGAGACAAAGCGCCAAATGGGCTCTGTTCTCGGGTCTGGGAGCTGGTACTGTGGCGTATAGTATTGGCGCTGCGGCCGAGAGTAGTCGAgagaaagagtataagaggtGGCAGAAGATTTTGGCGGAGCAGAGGGCTATGGGTGGATTAGGTGCTGATGGGAAGAGGTTGCAGCAAGGTGGTGGGGTGTTTTGGAGGTGATGAGTGTACAGAGTTCCTTTTTCTGTTGATGTTGACTGATTTTGGATTTGGTATGTATGGGTCTTTCGAGATGTTGATGAGCAAGTAAGTAAGCAAGCAGCATTGATGAGCATATGAGGATAGATGGCTTTTATGGGGTtcatgagaagaagaaacaagTAGCACTACACTCCACCAGATAGTCCTGATAGAGAGACGACTTGCCACTCCAGATCTTCCCTTCTGCTTTTCCACTATACTCCTTATTCGACTAAATTCAGGCAGTGGGATCGTCAAATGTAACTTGTGCGGAAGTACACACGACCATCCATTATCATGCACTACATCGTGAAGCCTTGCTCTTCTATACGTGGCAGACACACCATCTATGTTATGTATGGGCAAATGCCTTTCTTATGAGCAACTGGATCGCAATGAGCCCCAAACGGGCATACCAAGCCCCTCGCTATCTGGTGCGATAGCGCACAGGCAAGACGCTTGCATCAACATGTTCCCAAGCTCGAGAATAACTCAAATGCTGTATGAGCTGTACGGATGCTCCTGGGTATAGTGCTATTGCGCGTCCATTTCTTTTCGATCCAAATTGTGCTCTGCCAATCTTGGCCCCGGTTTtccaaaaaaaaaaaaaaaaaaaaaaaaaaaagtgTCGTTCGTATGCTTGATGCTTCTTACATTTCTTCTTGCAGAGCTTTGACTttgtcgaagagctcgagagcATTGACTGCTTTCACCTGTCACGAAGTTAGCCGATGGGCGCCCATCTTGACATGTGCAGAGGTTCCTACCTTCAACTGCAAAAGCtgcagctccttcttctcatcaaTGGTACCCATGAAGTAGACAAAGCTACCGTTCGGCCTG comes from the Cercospora beticola chromosome 4, complete sequence genome and includes:
- a CDS encoding uncharacterized protein (antiSMASH:Cluster_5); its protein translation is MLDKLRRRGRWDWDLLQRPFLTPKHIRWASHVGRPRWAPEQEQDKQNHKAQARKSAEDDGIELSQRERQWKEHMEALRKRINEDPYEAVFGRRFEPFWNSLVPSWMKEEMGMKDASRSKDPSEAKANPSTTPSRPQKVDPSQVSYRPLEPETKRQVHSSNGAPQDQAASTRYQYDPKKTTVDVSSDTPDGQQTSYSYGATTSWDSWTKKASRVEWDSVSGEKRRYEYDPISNRMVQVKGPPVSEVRKVEDALKDYPARSQSPLMSHGWQSGLGNPSTESATVGAPVNAVSETKKAISVPTQDSKGRKTSVYFPSLINTSVVANAPKAASLTKHEKYPDSLTAADVRASVGQKKAEKSAVPIRTTVDTDRAYRHGKPDPRKMSEWEQAEHRVMLNQELYDVTKQKMKLLKQEVGAFHVEKIQREIARLEEKASALHKELDTMDAVNKKPLLDKSVSKRVPIEQMGCNDMMIASLDTTKLPARAQSTSPAATPAPTRLQPALDRMQHKSTPLTEEPDDSAAHESTGEFGEYKSNEVAKQREDQAALFQADRIQRRQDLQDSLEQKIDDLRVSGANMLERMRERRSLEDRVQGDVLGRKSSSRWVDIASARKATSDANEAAEKLGADVRDMEKRARLLKANALLQAEVEEQKNRMNAREHQPVVSGTIWNTTSISPATVPQPARDEVQRCQEKIKELRKELDIAYRQSSENSEGHVDTIRKLEKRLQTTPESRSETSDVEKKKYIKKIKALREELDTTFKQSSINAEMLVERIRELEKEVERARSSDKPVEAVQAEGDMSTNVTKFAKDSSKWYKQDASALTQGLQQLQPSLKSLNNTRDQALSEYDLRAGSAYEQKASQEKPAESEPKPHPIDQALAEYERRAAQKKHDQALVKEVRDIHENRYGKIDVDHRQSNVDAALEAHEKTHTARQIHSVEAVELEANTDLGNALAEHETGQKYKFQPDNLEAELAQQNKESREAESIMDKEVYGTRSVDADIQHPIRATTMPGLEWEEPPIYKVLAYDSGNDFLVTSTTSTNFTGKETPISIPEALSQLYQPARFIPEFAELQKQGFQVIYGTKDLLVFRKAKSTTEAATPAPESTPAFEDHGLVAPAAVEPTAAESAPKINPVDKTGYEEPATGSFASPTGFVGDRWEHEAAQKEAAADEDTEIKHYPRVTRQEQVFSGTRLKSSSSSTKKDRSTKNEEKEQRRKYRSWRQSAKWALFSGLGAGTVAYSIGAAAESSREKEYKRWQKILAEQRAMGGLGADGKRLQQGGGVFWR